A region of Bacillus cabrialesii DNA encodes the following proteins:
- the ytxJ gene encoding bacillithiol system redox-active protein YtxJ — protein sequence MAKQLIRSEEEFKRIAEQEGTFVFFKHSITCPISQAAFHEFDAFANHHEDVPSYYLQVQEARPLSNFIAETYGVKHESPQIFIIQNGEVKWHTSHSQITETAIEQHLS from the coding sequence ATGGCAAAACAGCTTATTCGATCTGAGGAAGAATTCAAACGGATTGCAGAACAGGAAGGCACTTTCGTGTTCTTTAAACATAGCATCACATGCCCGATCAGCCAAGCGGCATTTCATGAGTTTGATGCTTTTGCAAACCACCATGAGGATGTGCCGTCTTATTATTTGCAAGTCCAAGAAGCCCGCCCGCTGTCAAATTTCATCGCAGAAACTTACGGCGTAAAGCACGAAAGCCCTCAGATTTTCATCATCCAAAACGGTGAAGTGAAATGGCACACCTCACATTCACAAATTACAGAAACGGCCATTGAGCAGCATTTATCATAG
- the motP gene encoding flagellar motor protein MotP: MKRFDYLTPVGFVLGTIIIVIGIISGSGVSGFRSFLDLTSFFIVTGGLCAAVFISFPPRELKKAPAVLKQAFIRQEDNVKELVKTFVSLSDHARKHGLLSLDDQAREIKDPFLKKGLLLAVDGWDEETIRLVMDSEIAAMEERHRKGRRVFEKAGEFAPAWGMIGTLVGLVLMLKNLNDPHMLGPNMAVALLTTLYGSLLANMVFNPIAAKLEEKTESEIFIKQVMVEGIIGIQSGKNPRNLESQLVVFSSREEWRKQPNQAKVKKGSVHEA, translated from the coding sequence ATGAAACGTTTTGATTATCTTACACCTGTTGGTTTTGTGTTAGGAACGATTATTATTGTTATCGGGATTATCTCGGGGTCGGGAGTCAGCGGTTTCCGCTCTTTTCTTGATCTGACCTCTTTCTTCATCGTAACAGGGGGGCTTTGCGCCGCTGTTTTTATCAGTTTTCCGCCGAGAGAGCTGAAAAAAGCGCCCGCTGTGTTAAAGCAGGCATTTATCCGCCAGGAAGACAATGTGAAAGAGCTCGTGAAAACCTTTGTCTCTCTTTCCGATCATGCGCGAAAACACGGGCTTTTATCATTGGATGATCAGGCTCGGGAAATCAAAGATCCATTCCTGAAAAAAGGACTGCTTTTAGCAGTTGACGGCTGGGATGAGGAAACGATTCGGCTCGTCATGGACTCAGAAATCGCAGCAATGGAAGAACGGCACCGCAAAGGGCGGCGTGTTTTTGAAAAAGCGGGAGAATTTGCTCCGGCATGGGGAATGATCGGAACGCTCGTCGGGCTCGTGCTGATGCTCAAAAACTTAAATGATCCGCATATGCTTGGACCGAATATGGCCGTTGCGCTTCTGACGACCTTATACGGTTCATTGCTGGCAAACATGGTGTTCAACCCGATTGCGGCAAAGCTCGAAGAAAAAACGGAAAGTGAGATCTTCATCAAGCAGGTAATGGTGGAGGGGATTATCGGAATTCAATCCGGAAAAAACCCGCGTAATCTCGAAAGCCAGCTCGTCGTTTTCAGCTCACGGGAAGAATGGAGAAAACAGCCAAATCAAGCAAAAGTAAAAAAGGGATCTGTACATGAAGCTTAG
- a CDS encoding acetoin utilization AcuB family protein, with amino-acid sequence MIVDQIMKRDVITLTKTDTLETAICKLKEFHIRHLPVVDEDHRVIGMITDRDIKQASPSIFEESKRSRFLTRSVDSIMKKDVVCAHPLDFVEEISAVFYEHGIGCLPVVQHQKLIGILTKTDLLRTFVKLTGADQPGSQIEIKVNDITKSLAEISSLCQDLQVKILSVLVYPHDDPGVKVLVFRVKTMNPLPFLQALQRNRHHVVWPSEQRDLL; translated from the coding sequence ATGATTGTTGACCAAATCATGAAAAGGGACGTCATTACATTAACGAAGACGGATACGCTTGAAACAGCCATATGCAAACTGAAGGAATTCCATATCAGGCATCTGCCTGTCGTAGATGAAGACCACCGTGTGATCGGCATGATTACAGACAGAGACATAAAACAAGCCAGCCCGAGTATTTTCGAAGAAAGCAAACGAAGCCGATTCCTCACACGAAGCGTGGATTCAATTATGAAAAAAGATGTCGTCTGCGCCCACCCGCTTGATTTTGTCGAAGAAATATCTGCCGTGTTCTACGAGCATGGCATCGGCTGTCTTCCAGTGGTGCAGCATCAAAAATTAATAGGCATTTTGACAAAAACCGATTTACTGCGGACATTTGTCAAATTGACAGGCGCTGACCAGCCGGGATCGCAAATCGAAATAAAAGTAAACGACATTACCAAAAGCCTCGCGGAGATCAGCAGTCTTTGCCAAGACCTCCAAGTGAAAATATTGAGCGTGCTTGTCTATCCGCATGATGATCCAGGTGTAAAAGTGCTTGTCTTCCGTGTAAAAACGATGAACCCGCTGCCGTTTTTGCAGGCATTGCAAAGAAATCGTCACCACGTCGTATGGCCGTCTGAGCAAAGGGATCTGCTATGA
- the ccpA gene encoding catabolite control protein A, translating to MSNITIYDVAREANVSMATVSRVVNGNPNVKPTTRKKVLEAIDRLGYRPNAVARGLASKKTTTVGVIIPDISSIFYSELARGIEDIATMYKYNIILSNSDQNMEKELHLLNTMLGKQVDGIVFMGGNITDEHVAEFKRSPVPIVLAASVEEQEETPSVAIDYEQAIYDAVKLLVDKGHTDIAFVSGPMTEPINRSKKLQGYKRALEEANLPFNEQFVAEGDYTYDSGLEALQHLMSLDKKPTAILSATDEMALGIIHAAQDQGLSIPEDLEIIGFDNTRLSLMVRPQLSTVVQPTYDIGAVAMRLLTKLMNKEPVEEHIVELPHRIELRKSTKS from the coding sequence ATGAGCAATATTACGATCTACGACGTAGCGAGAGAAGCTAATGTAAGCATGGCAACCGTTTCCCGTGTCGTGAACGGCAACCCGAATGTAAAACCGACAACGCGGAAAAAAGTCTTGGAAGCCATTGACCGTCTCGGCTACCGGCCAAACGCGGTGGCAAGAGGCCTGGCAAGCAAAAAAACAACAACTGTAGGTGTCATTATTCCCGATATCTCAAGCATTTTCTATTCAGAGCTTGCGCGCGGGATAGAAGATATCGCGACAATGTATAAATACAACATTATTTTGAGCAACTCTGACCAAAACATGGAAAAAGAGCTGCACCTGTTAAACACAATGCTCGGCAAACAAGTGGACGGCATCGTGTTTATGGGCGGAAACATTACGGACGAGCATGTTGCGGAATTTAAGCGTTCCCCAGTGCCGATTGTGCTTGCCGCTTCTGTAGAAGAGCAGGAGGAAACACCGTCAGTCGCGATCGATTACGAACAGGCGATTTATGATGCAGTGAAGCTGTTGGTTGATAAAGGACATACAGACATCGCATTCGTATCCGGTCCCATGACAGAACCGATCAACCGTTCAAAAAAACTGCAAGGCTACAAACGTGCGCTTGAAGAAGCGAACCTTCCGTTTAATGAACAATTTGTCGCTGAAGGGGATTACACATATGATTCCGGACTTGAAGCGCTGCAGCATCTGATGAGCCTTGACAAAAAACCGACAGCCATTCTTTCTGCAACTGATGAAATGGCACTCGGCATTATCCATGCGGCTCAGGACCAAGGCCTGTCCATCCCTGAGGACCTGGAGATTATCGGCTTTGACAATACGAGATTAAGCCTCATGGTTCGTCCGCAGCTTTCAACGGTTGTTCAGCCGACATATGATATTGGCGCCGTTGCGATGAGATTGCTGACGAAGCTCATGAATAAAGAGCCGGTTGAAGAGCATATCGTCGAACTGCCGCACCGTATAGAGCTAAGAAAGTCAACCAAGTCATAA
- a CDS encoding acetoin utilization protein AcuC, translated as MRDSVFIYSPSYQTYMFHQEHPFNQQRVLLTYDLLKTINAFDDGDIVSPRLAEEEELALVHTDDYIQAVKLAGAGKLPAAEGESYGLGTEDTPVFAGMHEAASLLVGGTLTAADLVMSGQALHAANLGGGLHHGFRGRASGFCIYNDSAVAIQYIQKKYRARVLYIDTDAHHGDGVQFTFYDNPGVCTLSIHETGRYLFPGTGQIQEKGSGKGYGYSFNIPLDAFTEDDSFLEAYQAAASEVAAYFQPDVIISQNGADAHYYDPLTHLSATIKIYEEIPRLAHTLAHQYCGGRWIAVGGGGYDIWRVVPRAWARIWLEMKGIDPGDNIPPEWIAKWQKQCPVTLPSSWSDPADLYPPIPRKPEITEKNAQTVSKALYAIRSEQQQRTK; from the coding sequence ATGAGAGACAGTGTATTTATCTATTCTCCATCATATCAAACCTATATGTTTCATCAGGAACATCCATTTAATCAGCAGCGGGTTCTGCTAACATACGATTTACTCAAGACGATCAATGCTTTTGATGATGGAGACATTGTCAGTCCCAGACTCGCGGAAGAAGAAGAGCTTGCCCTTGTCCACACGGACGATTACATTCAGGCGGTCAAGCTTGCGGGCGCCGGAAAGCTTCCCGCTGCAGAAGGAGAAAGCTACGGCCTCGGCACAGAAGATACACCTGTCTTTGCCGGCATGCACGAAGCGGCATCACTTTTAGTCGGCGGCACTTTAACGGCCGCAGATTTGGTGATGTCAGGACAAGCTCTGCATGCGGCCAACCTTGGAGGAGGCCTTCATCACGGCTTTCGGGGGAGAGCTTCAGGGTTTTGCATATACAATGACAGTGCCGTGGCGATTCAATATATCCAGAAAAAATACAGAGCCAGGGTGCTTTATATTGATACAGACGCCCACCACGGGGACGGTGTGCAATTCACGTTTTACGATAATCCCGGCGTCTGCACACTGTCCATACATGAAACAGGAAGATATTTATTCCCCGGAACCGGCCAGATTCAGGAAAAAGGCAGCGGAAAAGGGTATGGCTATTCCTTTAATATCCCGCTTGACGCCTTTACTGAGGATGATTCTTTTCTCGAGGCCTACCAAGCAGCAGCTTCCGAAGTCGCCGCTTATTTTCAGCCGGATGTCATTATCAGCCAAAACGGCGCCGATGCCCATTACTATGACCCGCTTACACATTTATCTGCAACAATCAAGATATACGAAGAAATCCCCCGGCTCGCACACACTTTAGCGCATCAATATTGCGGCGGAAGATGGATTGCTGTCGGAGGCGGCGGATATGATATTTGGCGTGTCGTGCCTCGCGCCTGGGCCAGAATATGGCTTGAAATGAAGGGAATTGATCCGGGAGACAATATCCCGCCGGAATGGATCGCTAAATGGCAAAAACAATGCCCCGTCACCCTTCCGTCCAGCTGGAGTGATCCAGCCGATTTATATCCTCCGATTCCCCGCAAGCCTGAAATTACAGAAAAAAATGCCCAAACCGTCAGCAAAGCATTATACGCGATACGATCTGAGCAGCAGCAAAGAACAAAGTAA
- a CDS encoding YtxH domain-containing protein — MSKDGINSKDFLIGTLIGGIIGATTALFLAPKSGKELRDDLGSQAVALRDKTDKMTADAKEKGTQYVSIAKDKTSNITQLVADQSGQIMNKVKDLRDRSKSAKTDSASMQDMREEAMQAADEAKDQVLQTKEDVKDELKDAQKQAEHINR; from the coding sequence ATGAGCAAAGATGGAATTAATAGTAAAGATTTTTTAATCGGGACTTTAATCGGGGGAATCATCGGTGCCACTACCGCTCTATTTCTAGCGCCAAAATCAGGCAAAGAACTTCGCGACGATCTCGGCAGCCAAGCTGTTGCTTTAAGGGATAAAACTGACAAAATGACGGCAGATGCGAAGGAAAAGGGCACGCAATATGTCAGCATCGCAAAAGACAAAACATCTAACATCACACAGCTTGTAGCGGATCAGTCAGGGCAAATCATGAACAAGGTGAAGGATTTAAGAGACCGTTCCAAATCTGCCAAAACGGATTCAGCCTCAATGCAAGATATGAGAGAAGAAGCGATGCAGGCGGCCGACGAAGCAAAAGATCAAGTCCTCCAAACGAAAGAAGATGTAAAAGACGAACTAAAAGATGCACAAAAACAGGCTGAGCATATCAATCGCTGA
- the motS gene encoding flagellar motor protein MotS, which produces MKLRRERFERRNGSGKNSQSSSNWMVTFTDLITLILVFFILLFSMSQIDLQKFKAAVDSIQKEGGGLQPDQTSVEKKSVDAKKREDQQDQLLKKVNTYIKDNHLKAQMTAKRDERGVVLVLQEAVLFDSGEAKVLKNAETLLHQIAVLLQTIPNDIQVEGHTDSRNISTYRYPSNWELSAARASGVIQYFTSKEKLPSKRFIAVGYADTKPVKDNKTNEHMKENRRVEIVIKKSKTTSS; this is translated from the coding sequence ATGAAGCTTAGAAGAGAACGTTTTGAAAGAAGGAATGGAAGCGGGAAAAACAGCCAATCTTCATCGAACTGGATGGTCACCTTCACAGATTTGATCACCTTGATCCTTGTGTTCTTTATTTTACTTTTTTCCATGTCCCAAATCGATCTGCAAAAATTCAAAGCGGCAGTCGACTCGATCCAAAAGGAAGGCGGGGGTCTCCAGCCGGACCAAACGTCCGTAGAAAAAAAGTCAGTAGATGCGAAGAAGCGAGAGGATCAGCAGGATCAGCTGCTCAAGAAAGTAAATACATATATAAAAGACAACCATTTAAAGGCCCAAATGACAGCCAAACGGGATGAGCGCGGTGTCGTGCTCGTTCTGCAGGAGGCGGTGCTGTTTGATTCAGGTGAGGCAAAGGTGCTGAAAAATGCTGAAACACTTCTTCACCAAATCGCCGTGCTTCTTCAAACCATTCCAAATGACATTCAAGTCGAAGGCCATACAGACAGCCGAAATATTTCGACATACCGATACCCGTCTAACTGGGAGCTGTCAGCAGCACGGGCAAGCGGAGTTATCCAATACTTCACATCAAAAGAGAAACTTCCCTCGAAGCGCTTTATCGCTGTCGGGTATGCGGATACAAAGCCTGTAAAGGATAACAAGACAAATGAACACATGAAGGAAAACCGGCGTGTGGAAATCGTCATCAAAAAATCAAAAACGACCTCTTCGTGA
- a CDS encoding bifunctional 3-deoxy-7-phosphoheptulonate synthase/chorismate mutase translates to MSNTELELLRQKADELNLQILKLINERGNVVKEIGKAKEAQGVNRFDPVRERTMLNNIIENNDGPFENSTIQHIFKEIFKAGLELQEEDHSKALLVSRKKKPEDTIVDIKGEKVGDGQQRFIVGPCAVESYEQVAEVAAAAKKQGIKILRGGAFKPRTSPYDFQGLGVEGLQILKRVADEYDLAVISEIVTPAHIEEALDYIDVIQIGARNMQNFELLKAAGAVKKPVLLKRGLAATISEFINAAEYIMSQGNDQIILCERGIRTYETATRNTLDISAVPILKQETHLPVFVDVTHSTGRRDLLLPTAKAALAIGADGVMAEVHPDPSVALSDSAQQMAIPEFEKWLNELKPMVKVNA, encoded by the coding sequence ATGAGCAACACAGAGTTAGAGCTTTTAAGGCAGAAAGCAGACGAATTAAACCTACAAATTTTGAAATTAATCAACGAACGCGGAAATGTTGTAAAAGAGATCGGTAAAGCGAAGGAAGCACAAGGTGTCAACCGATTTGATCCTGTCAGAGAACGCACAATGTTAAACAATATCATTGAGAACAATGACGGGCCGTTCGAAAATTCTACCATCCAGCACATTTTTAAAGAGATATTCAAAGCCGGTTTAGAGCTTCAGGAAGAAGATCACAGCAAAGCGCTGCTTGTCTCCCGTAAGAAAAAACCTGAAGATACAATTGTAGACATCAAAGGTGAAAAAGTCGGAGACGGCCAGCAAAGATTCATTGTCGGCCCATGTGCGGTAGAGAGCTACGAGCAGGTGGCTGAAGTCGCTGCAGCTGCGAAAAAACAAGGAATTAAAATTTTGCGCGGGGGAGCCTTTAAGCCTCGTACGAGCCCATACGATTTCCAAGGGCTTGGTGTTGAAGGGCTTCAAATTTTAAAGCGTGTAGCGGACGAATATGATCTGGCGGTGATCAGTGAAATCGTAACTCCGGCTCATATCGAAGAAGCATTGGATTACATTGATGTCATTCAAATCGGAGCGCGCAACATGCAAAACTTCGAATTGCTGAAAGCTGCCGGCGCAGTGAAAAAGCCAGTGCTTCTGAAGCGCGGACTTGCTGCAACGATCTCTGAATTCATCAATGCTGCTGAATACATCATGTCACAAGGAAACGACCAAATTATCCTTTGTGAGCGCGGTATCAGAACATACGAAACAGCAACAAGAAACACGCTGGATATTTCTGCTGTGCCAATTTTGAAACAAGAAACGCATTTGCCTGTCTTTGTTGATGTTACGCATTCAACTGGCCGCCGCGACCTCTTGCTTCCGACAGCTAAAGCCGCTTTAGCGATCGGTGCAGACGGCGTAATGGCTGAGGTTCATCCTGATCCGTCAGTCGCACTTTCTGACTCTGCTCAGCAAATGGCGATTCCTGAATTCGAAAAATGGCTGAATGAACTGAAACCAATGGTGAAAGTCAACGCTTAA
- the murC gene encoding UDP-N-acetylmuramate--L-alanine ligase: MTVYHFVGIKGTGMSPLAQILHDNGYTVQGSDIEKFIFTQTALEKRNITILPFSADNIKSGMTVIAGNAFPDTHPEIEKAMSDGIPVIRYHKFLGDYMKKFTSVAVTGAHGKTSTTGLLAHVIQNAKPTSFLIGDGTGQGNENSEYFAFEACEYRRHFLSYQPDYAIMTNIDFDHPDYFSSIDDVFDAFQEMALQVNKGIIACGDDEHLPKIHANVPVVYYGTGEENDFQARNIVKSTEGTTFDVFVRNTFYDTFYIPAYGHHNVLNSLAVIALCHYEEIDASVIKHGLKSFGGVKRRFNEKQLGDQVLIDDYAHHPTEIKVTIEAARQKYPDREIVAVFQPHTFTRTQQFLDEFAESLSGADCVYLCDIFGSARENAGKLTIGDLQGKIHNAKLIEEDDTSVLKAHEKAVLIFMGAGDIQKYMRAYENVMA; this comes from the coding sequence TATTTTTACGCAAACAGCGCTTGAAAAAAGAAACATTACCATTCTTCCTTTTAGCGCGGATAATATCAAATCCGGCATGACAGTCATCGCCGGAAACGCATTCCCAGACACGCATCCTGAAATTGAAAAAGCCATGTCTGATGGAATTCCGGTGATACGTTATCATAAGTTTTTAGGCGACTATATGAAAAAATTCACAAGTGTTGCCGTTACGGGCGCACACGGCAAAACGTCGACAACGGGTCTATTGGCTCACGTGATCCAAAACGCCAAACCGACGTCTTTCTTAATCGGGGACGGAACAGGCCAGGGAAATGAAAACAGCGAATACTTTGCGTTTGAAGCGTGCGAATACCGCCGCCATTTCTTAAGCTATCAGCCAGACTACGCGATCATGACGAACATTGATTTTGATCATCCGGATTACTTCTCAAGCATTGACGATGTGTTTGACGCTTTCCAAGAGATGGCTCTTCAAGTCAACAAAGGCATTATTGCCTGCGGAGACGATGAGCATCTGCCGAAAATTCATGCGAACGTCCCGGTTGTGTACTACGGCACGGGAGAAGAAAATGATTTTCAAGCCAGAAACATCGTAAAAAGCACGGAAGGGACAACTTTCGATGTATTTGTCCGCAATACATTCTATGATACGTTTTATATTCCGGCGTACGGCCACCACAATGTATTAAACTCATTGGCGGTCATTGCGTTATGCCATTATGAAGAAATTGATGCCAGCGTTATTAAACATGGCCTCAAATCATTCGGCGGCGTCAAACGCAGATTCAATGAGAAGCAGCTCGGGGACCAAGTGCTGATTGATGACTACGCTCATCACCCGACAGAAATAAAAGTGACGATTGAAGCGGCAAGACAGAAATATCCTGATCGTGAAATCGTTGCGGTATTCCAGCCTCATACATTTACGCGGACGCAGCAATTCCTTGACGAATTCGCAGAAAGCCTGAGCGGGGCTGATTGTGTGTATTTATGCGATATTTTCGGCTCAGCCCGGGAAAATGCAGGTAAGCTGACGATCGGCGACCTGCAAGGAAAAATTCATAATGCGAAGCTGATTGAAGAAGATGACACATCTGTTTTAAAAGCTCATGAAAAAGCCGTTCTCATCTTTATGGGAGCAGGAGATATCCAAAAATATATGAGAGCCTACGAAAACGTCATGGCATAA
- a CDS encoding DUF948 domain-containing protein, with protein MIIILYLSVALIAVAFLVLVIYLSKTLKSLQLTLKNVASTLEGLEGQMKGITTETAELLHKTNRLAEDIQEKSEKLNTVVHAVQGVGTSVQQFNTSMKQAAGSVSASVRENQDKINQVVTWSQAAMEIWEKWKQKKKSAL; from the coding sequence ATGATTATTATTCTTTATTTAAGCGTTGCACTCATCGCAGTCGCATTTCTCGTATTAGTGATCTACTTGTCTAAAACACTGAAGTCACTGCAGCTGACACTAAAAAATGTCGCATCCACTCTCGAAGGGCTGGAGGGACAAATGAAAGGCATCACAACTGAAACAGCCGAGCTTTTACATAAGACCAACCGCCTGGCTGAAGATATTCAGGAAAAATCAGAAAAGCTGAACACGGTCGTTCATGCTGTTCAAGGGGTGGGAACTTCTGTACAGCAGTTCAATACATCCATGAAACAGGCGGCAGGGTCTGTATCGGCATCAGTAAGAGAAAATCAAGACAAAATCAATCAAGTCGTCACATGGAGCCAAGCAGCAATGGAAATTTGGGAGAAATGGAAGCAAAAGAAAAAATCAGCTCTATAA
- the acuA gene encoding acetoin utilization protein acetyltransferase AcuA, with amino-acid sequence MEHHKTYHSANIKTATGSLLIEGPVSPEDLAGYEFHNDLTAFRPPREQHEALVDIAGLPEGRIIIARDGRTIIGYVTYLYPDPLERWSEGNMEDLLELGAIEVAPAYRGCSVGKTLLTVSMMDEQMENYIVMTTEYYWHWDLKGMKKDVWEYRKLMEKMMNAGGLVWFATDEPEISSHPANCLMARIGKNVSQESIEQFDRLRFYHRFMY; translated from the coding sequence GTGGAACATCATAAAACATACCATTCAGCAAACATCAAAACAGCAACCGGCTCCTTACTGATAGAAGGGCCTGTCTCTCCAGAAGATTTGGCAGGGTACGAGTTTCATAACGATTTAACCGCGTTTCGCCCGCCCCGCGAGCAGCACGAAGCGCTGGTCGACATTGCCGGCCTTCCCGAGGGGCGCATTATCATCGCCCGTGACGGCCGAACCATTATCGGCTATGTGACGTATTTATATCCAGACCCGCTCGAAAGATGGTCTGAAGGAAATATGGAGGATTTGCTTGAGCTTGGGGCCATCGAAGTGGCGCCAGCCTATCGGGGATGTTCTGTCGGCAAGACGCTTCTGACCGTCAGCATGATGGATGAGCAAATGGAAAACTACATCGTGATGACGACGGAATATTACTGGCATTGGGATTTAAAAGGGATGAAAAAAGATGTATGGGAATACAGAAAGCTCATGGAAAAGATGATGAATGCAGGCGGATTGGTCTGGTTTGCGACGGATGAGCCGGAGATCAGCTCCCATCCTGCAAACTGTCTGATGGCGCGCATCGGGAAAAACGTCAGCCAAGAATCAATTGAACAATTTGACAGGCTCCGTTTTTATCATCGTTTTATGTATTAA